The Syntrophobotulus glycolicus DSM 8271 DNA window AAGAAAGGCATAACAATGAGCATTATCTTTTGAGTTTGTTTGGCACTTTCCGGTTGAGAAGCAGAAACAGTGGAGCTGCTGGTCGTTTTAGACATCAAATATGTCGAAAGCCCCGCAGCGATCGGCAGTATAAGATGATAATCCGGTGTAAAACCATACTTAACAGTAAGATTAAATCCCAAGAACATGGCACTCGCTTCATTACCATAGGGAAAAATCATCAAAGCCTTATAAAAGGCCCACAAAATGGGCATCTGAATCAAAAGAGGAAGACAGCCCATGTACGGATTAGCTTTTTCCTTAGCGTACAGCTCCATAACCTTTTGATTAGCTTTAACCTTATCTTTGGCATACTTCTTCTGAATGTCCGTGATCATCGGTGTAAGCTCCATCATCTTGCGCATAGAAGCCGTTTGCTTATAAGTAAGCGGAAAAAGAATAATTTTTATGATAATGGTAAAAAGGATAATTGCTACCCCATAATAGGGAAGCCCTACCAAAGAAGTCAGATTAAACAGAATATCCAGAAAATTAATCATTCCATCAACAACAAAACTCACGAAAATCCTCCTTAAACGGGATCATACCCACCGGAATGGAAAGGGTTGCATTTTAAAATCCTAAGAAATGATTTTCCTAATCCTTTAAGTATTCCATATTTTGTAATCGCCTGAATGGCATATTCGGAACATGTCGGATAAAATCGGCAGCTTCGGGGTTTTATAGGGGACAGAACTCTCTGATAAATCATAATCATCCCGACTAATATCTTTATTATCCCTTTTCTAATTACCATCTGCGACTCCCGCTTTACGTAACATAAATAAAACAGACTTTTCTACCTCAGCATATGTAGCCCGGATGATATCCCGCCGAGCAATCAATACAACTTGATAACCGGGCTTTATCCGGCTTAAATTAAGGCGAACAGCTTCTCTCATTAATCTCTTTGCTCTATTTCTTTTGACAGAATTCCCGACTTTTTTGGAAGCAATAAACCCAAAACAAGTGTCACCCTTCACTAAATAGATCACCGCTTGTCTTGATGTATAACTCCGTCCGGCGGCAAAA harbors:
- a CDS encoding YidC/Oxa1 family membrane protein insertase, which translates into the protein MSFVVDGMINFLDILFNLTSLVGLPYYGVAIILFTIIIKIILFPLTYKQTASMRKMMELTPMITDIQKKYAKDKVKANQKVMELYAKEKANPYMGCLPLLIQMPILWAFYKALMIFPYGNEASAMFLGFNLTVKYGFTPDYHLILPIAAGLSTYLMSKTTSSSTVSASQPESAKQTQKIMLIVMPFFLAYITASVPSGLGIYIITMNIVSAIQTLYINNHLEKQSKAKSA
- the rnpA gene encoding ribonuclease P protein component, which translates into the protein MLKKGLRLKKSGDFQRTFAAGRSYTSRQAVIYLVKGDTCFGFIASKKVGNSVKRNRAKRLMREAVRLNLSRIKPGYQVVLIARRDIIRATYAEVEKSVLFMLRKAGVADGN
- the yidD gene encoding membrane protein insertion efficiency factor YidD yields the protein MVIRKGIIKILVGMIMIYQRVLSPIKPRSCRFYPTCSEYAIQAITKYGILKGLGKSFLRILKCNPFHSGGYDPV